A single genomic interval of Pan paniscus chromosome 18, NHGRI_mPanPan1-v2.0_pri, whole genome shotgun sequence harbors:
- the LOC129394118 gene encoding nuclear pore complex-interacting protein family member B12-like, which yields VKLSSPKPKRRRAAEVKPSSPEPKRRRAAEVKPSPPEPKRRRAADVEPSSPEPKRRRAAEVKPSSPEPKRRRAAEVKPSPKPKRRRAADVEPSSPEPKRRRAAEVKPSSPKPKRRRAAEVKPSSAKPKMRRTAEVKPSSPKPKSRRTTEVKPSSPNPRGGVLLTWNVHHPNPRGRGPLR from the coding sequence GTGAAActatcatcacccaaacccaagaggcggagggccgctgaggtgaaaccatcatcacccgaacccaagaggcggagggccgctgaggtgaaaccatcaccacccgaacccaagaggcggagggccgctgacgtggaaccatcatcacccgaacccaagagacggagggccgctgaggtgaaaccatcatcacccgaacccaagaggcggagggccgctgaggtgaaaccatcacccaaacccaagaggcggagggccgctgacgtGGAACcttcatcacccgaacccaagaggcggagggcggctgaggtgaaaccatcatcacccaaacccaagaggcggagggccgcagaggtgaaaccatcatcagccAAACCCAAGATGCGGAGgaccgctgaggtgaaaccatcatcgcCCAAACCCAAGAGCCGGAGGaccactgaggtgaaaccatcatcaccaaacccaagaggcggagtgCTGCTGACGTGGAACgttcatcacccgaacccaagaggcagagggccgCTGAgatga
- the LOC117976273 gene encoding nuclear pore complex-interacting protein family member B12 isoform X1, which translates to MVKLSIVLTPQFLSHDQGPLTKELQQHVKSVTCPCEYLRKTILHLPPPMDPLPPCLPVLLMLQWITQHPSQGPMPLKMDLPPGDPGVLPLSCPQECPDPHSYPGPRSPTPGLPSSAVNDDLLLLPSSLPSVTKGLPRCQLWNEGCPWEMMTLSDLERNPGSSGRKERPEAGTGSWLGRTRNQVINTLADHRHRGTDFGGSPWLRIIIAFLRSYKVVVTLWTVYLWLSFLKTTFQSENGHDGSTDVQQRAWRSNHRRQEGNKIGLKDIITLWRHVETKVRGKIHKMKVTTKINHHDKINGKRKTAKKQAMFQRAQELRRRAEDYYKCKITPSARKPLCNWVRMAAAEHRHSSRLPYWPYLTGETLKNRMGHQTPPLATQEAEAEEPPKPKRRRAAEVKPSSPKPKRRRAAEVKPSSPKPKRRRAAEVKPSSPKPKRRRAAEVKPSSPKPKRRRAAEVKTSSPKPKRRRAAEVKTSSPKPKRRRAAEVKPSSPKPKRRRDA; encoded by the exons ACGATCCTACACCTGCCACCTCCGATGGATCCACTGCCTCCGTGCCTGCCTGTACTGCTGATGCTCCAGTGGATAACTCAGCATCCCAGCCAAGGCCCAATGCCACTGAAGATGGACCTGCCCCCTGGGGACCCAGGAGTCCTACCACTCAGCTGTCCCCAGGAGTGCCCAGACCCTCATTCTTATCCAGGACCTAGGAGCCCTACCCCTGGCCTTCCCTCATCAGCTGTAAATGATGATTTACTGCTGTTACCATCATCACTGCCTTCAGTGACCAAGGGCCTTCCAAGGTGCCAGCTCTGGAACGAAGGATGCCCTTGGGAGATGATGACACTCAG tgaccttgagaggaaccctgggagctcaggaaggaaggagcgcccagaagcagggacagggagctggttggggaggaccagaaatcag gttatcaatactctggctgaccatcgtcatcgtgggactgactttggtggaagtcCTTGGTTACGTATCATTATTGCgtttctgagaagttataaaGTTGTCGTTACCCTCTGGACAGTTTACCTTTGg ttGTCTTTCCTGAAGACTACCTTCCAGTCTGAAAATGGACATGATGGATCCACAGATGTACAGCAGAGAGCCTGGAGGTCCAACCACCGTAGACAGGAAG gaaataaaattggCCTGAAAGACATCATTACTCTATGGAGACATGTGGAAACAAAAGTTAGAGGTAAAATCCATAAGATGAAGGTGACAACGAAAATCAACCATCAtgacaaaatcaatggaaagaggaagaccgccaaaaaaca GGCAATGTTTCAACGTGCGCAAGAGTTGCGGCGGCGGGCAGAGGACTACTACAAATGCAAA ATCACCCCTTCTGCAAGAAAGCCTCTTTGCAACTGG GTCAGAATGGCGGCAGCGGAGCATCGTCATTCTTCAAGATTGCCCTACTGGCCCTACCTCACAggtgaaactttaaaaaacaggatggGCCACCAGACACCtcccttagctactcaggaggctgaggcagaagaaccacccaaacccaagaggcggagggccgctgaggtgaaaccatcatcacccaaacccaagaggcggagggctgctgaggtgaaaccatcatcacccaaacccaagaggcggagggccgctgaggtgaaaccatcatcacccaaaccgaagaggcggagggccgctgaggtgaaaccatcatcacccaaacccaagaggcggagggcggCTGAGGTGAAaacatcatcacccaaacccaagaggcggagggccgctgaggtgaaaacatcatcacccaaacccaagaggcggagggcggctgaggtgaaaccatcatcacccaaacccaagaggcggagggacGCTTAG